The proteins below come from a single Flavobacterium lindanitolerans genomic window:
- a CDS encoding T9SS type A sorting domain-containing protein translates to MNHSVWAQNSANYTFATSTTGSLALDMNGGAVDMSTGTTQLIGPGLDAAVSAVTNIGFDFHFMGNRFTQFSVQEDGILQLGSTAAPTNTYSINGGSATSPRLSAFNADLRTGLTTGKVHYKVSGTAPNRVLVVEFLNMQLFYTSTTSVTANSTWQIRLYEKGNVEYVYGSMSAVDVGAGNKSPSIGFYTGSATGAFASVLYAGNTVSVTNPYAANPAVTALGSIANLNSAADGNRRVYQFIPPGNPGNALATVIPPPTFLSFSNVGSASMTLNWAESSPNIDVLKYIILRSSDGGATYTQAGTVNVGTTTYNVTGLTPATAYSWRVYAISEGGKSTDLDAVQATNAVGTFTSITTGNWNSASTWDAGMVPSSFDSAIVSVGTTVTVDVTGLSINNLSVEGTLAYGTTPTNFTVGNNLTVASGGIVNVFNGTTGKTLTVTGNIQNNGVIDVSVGGTAGTLTLNGTAVQTVNGSGTFNTGIIRNLTFSNTNTATPNVNWLINDVKIANNLNITGARINLGTNKMTFGANAAGGTLTAPVGTGFLPGAKFSRWWTATATGTTISAATDPTNATSRYPFINNAGENRAMYITRTNATGAVAGELAVIYNDVAGVTSGLSVADGAYTINERYNGRWVVSNEGTPVSSSSYTVVLFAQNAFSGLANGNARVMFANAAIGGAHQNGTTTPGAQRITVSQTDLLSAPLYVGVASSDIPFISVANGNWTTPATWNKNAVPGATDIVTIANNTTVALDGANTITGLTVATGGTLNAATGSLNFTSLTNGGTVNISGASLIAANTVANNSIMNITGGSLNVTGASTTGITNGSSATLTVGGGTINLSAAGANNRTFSNSGIMTVTSGTVNVFGNMVHNGGSTFNQSGGNINIDGNNAGSATNSVASGTHILNITANAVANLSLTGGTITIVDPPQSSSASTYALRIYQDGAYNSASVNHTFKFGDGISNDNSTTGSNGFYIYLFPGNSYYGLGNVTVDSGTTGTNRFVKTTSAVAIRGNLNIISGEYQMGSVHHLAGNLINNGTLTAGSTLNINDFNGAAVASTNPQSISGAGVFRNSGTTVTANLTSLTVNNSSTTGLTLDVPLSISGTLTLTSGKVNTTNVNLLTLGTATAGGTLTGGSATAYVNGPLARTIISGNPNTTYQHFPVGKAAYAPIWLAPATTAVSNFKAEAFDSNTGTADVSLLNLSATRRWEIPLMSGTITDMNVRLGDASIVSTSIPVQALTPAGVYTNAFGSVATYAAGTAGAPNTTQSNLPISAANFTGYVSFADSNACSGTPNPGNTVASATTICAGASVALSLQNAISGSGVTYQWKSSTDGTVYNDIAGANTPTLTVVPTVATYYECVVTCSAGPATGTSTPVHIVFTHQVATNTPATRCGTGTVQLAATPSAGATINWYAAAAGGAPVATGNTFTTPSISATTTYYAAAEVSTPPAANTLGAGATNSTTAGQSFFPGSWGGTKTQYIIRASELIAAGFSGTSNFTSLGFEPTTSGQAYQGFTVQLANTTATTAPTTTFINSGLVQVYAGTGTNGGFTPVANTVNTLAFGTGAGSSSVFNWDGSSNILVTISWSSVPSATTSSNSSLKVDDVGFVASAYRQRDSVTPAAMLAETDVNSTTNFRPKFIINGQSICSSPRVPVVATVTTAPALTLSGNPAAVCGGVATTAVTITAGASDYDTYVWSPSTGVSGNAGSGWTFTSSATTVYTLTATNTTSGCSTTATVNVTVNTTPPAITVTPDAPAVCAGSVQQLTVSGVPASPTVVSGTGAATSGTNATNATLGPNPFQAYYGGTKQQWIYTAAELTALGFIPNTQISAIKLDLATANTTYALNNLVVKMKNSATASFATATSWEAGMTTVKAAANYTPVVGLNNFVLDAPFTWNGTDNLIIEMNYSNNNGGNSTTYNTAKHSPTTFVSTIFYRADNVTGTAIDAFVGTSSFTYSSRNDVTFEIIAPAITWTSTGTGDLFTDAAGTIPYVAGSAAGRIYVKPVGNTTYTATATIGTCSSTDSTLVTVTPTVTPNFAEIGTICQSSTAPTLATTSPNGITGTWSPATVNMSANGSYVFTPTTGQCATTQTLNVVITPETVPNFAPIADICQGSTAPALATTSPNGVTGTWSPATISNTASGAYVFTPTAGQCATTQTLNVTVTVTPAPTATSPQDFPAGATLASLTVNGTGIIWYDSSAAGNVLPATTPIVSGTTYYASQTVGGCESVQRVAIQAGTALKVDGFDNANFKYYPNPVNNILTVSYSEAITGLKLYNMVGQQLITKSVNANETQIDMSNLPAGSYLLEVSSGNKSKMVKLLKNQ, encoded by the coding sequence ATGAATCATTCAGTTTGGGCCCAGAACTCGGCAAATTACACGTTTGCCACTTCCACTACAGGTTCACTGGCACTTGATATGAATGGCGGAGCCGTTGATATGAGTACAGGAACAACACAGCTGATAGGTCCTGGTCTTGACGCAGCCGTTTCGGCTGTTACCAATATTGGATTCGACTTTCACTTTATGGGAAACAGGTTTACCCAGTTTTCGGTTCAGGAAGATGGAATCTTGCAATTGGGATCAACAGCTGCGCCAACCAATACTTATAGCATAAATGGAGGTTCGGCTACTTCTCCAAGGCTTTCAGCTTTTAATGCTGATTTAAGAACAGGTCTTACTACCGGAAAAGTTCATTATAAAGTATCGGGAACAGCACCAAACAGGGTTTTGGTAGTTGAGTTTCTTAATATGCAACTTTTTTATACTTCAACTACAAGTGTAACAGCAAATTCAACATGGCAAATACGACTTTACGAAAAAGGTAATGTAGAATATGTTTACGGAAGCATGTCAGCAGTAGATGTTGGTGCCGGAAATAAATCCCCTTCTATTGGTTTTTATACTGGGTCTGCTACAGGTGCTTTTGCTTCGGTTTTATATGCCGGAAATACTGTTTCTGTAACGAATCCATATGCTGCCAATCCGGCTGTAACTGCTTTGGGATCAATTGCTAATCTAAATTCTGCTGCTGATGGAAACAGAAGAGTTTATCAGTTTATACCTCCAGGAAACCCTGGTAATGCATTAGCTACAGTTATTCCGCCACCTACATTTTTATCTTTTTCAAATGTTGGTTCGGCATCTATGACGTTAAATTGGGCAGAGTCATCTCCAAATATAGATGTACTAAAATACATAATCTTAAGGTCTTCTGATGGAGGTGCTACTTATACTCAGGCTGGTACTGTGAACGTAGGAACTACCACTTACAATGTAACAGGATTAACACCCGCTACTGCTTATTCATGGCGTGTTTATGCTATTAGTGAAGGAGGAAAAAGTACTGATTTAGATGCTGTTCAGGCAACAAATGCTGTGGGTACATTTACTTCTATTACAACAGGGAACTGGAATTCAGCTTCGACATGGGATGCTGGAATGGTTCCTAGTTCTTTTGATAGTGCAATAGTTTCTGTAGGAACAACGGTAACGGTTGATGTGACAGGTTTGTCTATAAACAATCTTTCGGTTGAAGGAACTTTAGCTTATGGAACTACACCAACCAATTTTACAGTAGGCAATAATCTAACAGTAGCATCAGGTGGAATTGTAAACGTTTTTAATGGAACTACTGGAAAAACATTAACTGTCACTGGAAATATCCAGAACAATGGAGTGATTGATGTTTCTGTAGGTGGAACAGCCGGTACGCTGACGTTAAATGGAACAGCTGTACAAACTGTAAATGGTTCAGGTACTTTTAATACTGGTATTATAAGAAACTTAACATTTAGCAATACGAACACAGCTACACCAAACGTGAACTGGCTTATTAATGATGTCAAAATTGCTAATAATTTAAATATAACTGGTGCCAGAATTAATTTGGGAACTAATAAAATGACTTTTGGTGCGAATGCAGCAGGGGGCACTTTAACGGCTCCTGTAGGGACCGGTTTCCTTCCAGGTGCTAAGTTCTCAAGATGGTGGACAGCAACAGCAACAGGAACTACTATTTCGGCAGCAACAGATCCTACAAATGCAACGAGTAGATATCCTTTTATAAACAATGCAGGAGAGAACAGAGCAATGTATATTACGAGAACCAATGCAACAGGTGCTGTAGCCGGTGAATTGGCAGTAATATATAATGATGTTGCAGGTGTTACTTCAGGCTTGTCAGTAGCTGATGGCGCTTATACAATAAACGAAAGATATAATGGAAGATGGGTGGTTTCAAATGAAGGAACACCTGTTAGTTCAAGTTCTTATACTGTTGTTTTGTTCGCTCAAAATGCATTCTCAGGATTGGCTAATGGAAATGCAAGGGTTATGTTTGCTAATGCAGCTATTGGAGGTGCTCACCAAAATGGTACGACAACTCCTGGAGCGCAAAGAATTACAGTATCTCAGACTGATTTATTGTCTGCTCCTTTATATGTAGGTGTTGCATCTTCTGATATTCCATTTATTTCTGTTGCTAACGGAAACTGGACTACTCCGGCTACATGGAACAAAAATGCAGTTCCGGGTGCTACAGATATTGTAACAATTGCAAATAACACAACTGTAGCTTTAGATGGAGCTAATACTATTACAGGTTTAACAGTAGCAACTGGCGGTACTTTGAATGCTGCAACAGGAAGCCTTAACTTTACATCTCTTACAAATGGTGGTACGGTAAACATTTCTGGAGCTTCTTTGATTGCTGCAAATACAGTTGCAAACAATAGCATAATGAACATTACCGGCGGTAGCTTGAATGTTACGGGAGCAAGTACTACTGGTATCACAAACGGATCAAGCGCTACACTTACAGTTGGTGGTGGAACAATTAACCTTTCTGCAGCAGGTGCAAATAACCGTACTTTCTCAAACAGTGGAATTATGACCGTTACTTCAGGAACAGTGAATGTTTTTGGTAACATGGTTCATAATGGCGGTTCTACTTTCAATCAGAGTGGTGGAAACATTAATATTGATGGTAATAATGCCGGAAGTGCTACTAATTCTGTAGCTTCAGGAACCCATATATTAAATATTACTGCAAATGCTGTAGCTAACCTAAGCCTAACAGGTGGTACAATTACTATTGTCGATCCTCCTCAAAGTTCTAGTGCTTCAACGTATGCATTGAGAATTTATCAAGATGGAGCATATAATTCAGCTAGTGTTAACCATACTTTCAAATTTGGAGATGGTATATCTAATGATAATAGTACAACAGGAAGCAACGGATTTTATATATATCTTTTCCCTGGAAACTCTTATTATGGATTAGGAAATGTTACTGTGGATTCTGGAACTACAGGAACAAATAGGTTTGTAAAAACAACTAGTGCTGTAGCAATTAGAGGTAACCTGAATATTATTTCCGGTGAGTACCAAATGGGAAGTGTGCATCATTTAGCTGGAAACCTAATTAATAATGGCACTTTAACAGCAGGAAGTACATTAAATATTAATGATTTTAATGGCGCTGCTGTAGCATCTACAAATCCACAATCTATTTCCGGAGCAGGTGTATTCAGAAACTCAGGAACTACTGTTACTGCTAACTTAACCTCTTTGACAGTTAACAACTCTAGTACAACAGGTTTAACTTTAGATGTTCCTCTTTCTATTAGTGGTACATTAACGCTTACAAGCGGAAAAGTTAATACGACTAATGTTAATTTATTAACGTTAGGGACAGCTACTGCTGGTGGAACATTAACAGGAGGAAGTGCAACAGCTTATGTAAATGGTCCGTTGGCCAGAACTATAATAAGCGGTAACCCAAATACTACTTACCAGCACTTTCCTGTAGGAAAAGCTGCTTATGCGCCAATTTGGTTAGCTCCCGCTACAACTGCGGTTTCTAACTTTAAAGCAGAAGCTTTTGATTCTAATACAGGTACAGCAGACGTAAGCTTACTTAATTTGTCTGCAACAAGAAGATGGGAAATTCCTTTAATGTCAGGTACAATTACTGATATGAATGTAAGATTGGGAGATGCTTCAATTGTGAGCACAAGTATCCCTGTTCAGGCGCTAACTCCTGCAGGTGTTTACACAAATGCTTTTGGTAGCGTTGCCACTTATGCAGCTGGAACGGCGGGAGCTCCTAATACTACTCAGTCCAATCTGCCTATTTCTGCCGCTAATTTCACAGGCTATGTTTCTTTTGCAGATTCTAATGCTTGTAGTGGTACTCCAAATCCAGGAAATACTGTAGCTTCTGCTACTACAATTTGCGCTGGTGCTTCTGTAGCATTAAGCCTGCAAAATGCAATTTCTGGTTCAGGTGTTACGTATCAATGGAAAAGTTCTACAGACGGAACTGTTTATAATGATATTGCCGGGGCAAACACGCCTACATTGACTGTAGTGCCAACGGTAGCTACATATTATGAGTGCGTAGTGACATGTTCTGCGGGACCAGCTACAGGAACTTCAACTCCTGTGCATATTGTTTTCACACATCAGGTAGCGACAAATACGCCGGCTACACGTTGTGGTACGGGAACTGTTCAGCTAGCAGCTACACCAAGTGCAGGTGCTACTATTAATTGGTATGCAGCAGCTGCTGGAGGTGCTCCGGTAGCTACAGGAAATACCTTTACAACTCCATCTATTTCTGCAACAACAACCTATTATGCTGCTGCTGAAGTGTCTACTCCTCCTGCAGCTAATACATTAGGAGCCGGAGCAACAAATTCAACTACTGCAGGACAATCTTTCTTCCCAGGAAGCTGGGGAGGAACCAAGACTCAGTATATTATCAGAGCTTCTGAATTGATTGCCGCTGGATTTTCAGGAACGTCTAACTTTACTAGTTTAGGGTTTGAACCTACAACTTCAGGTCAGGCTTACCAAGGATTTACTGTACAATTGGCAAATACAACAGCGACAACAGCTCCTACAACTACTTTTATTAACTCAGGATTGGTGCAAGTATACGCTGGAACCGGAACCAATGGTGGATTTACACCAGTAGCTAACACAGTGAATACATTAGCTTTTGGAACAGGTGCAGGTTCATCTTCGGTGTTTAACTGGGACGGTAGTTCTAACATTCTTGTTACTATTTCATGGAGTAGTGTTCCAAGCGCTACAACTTCTTCAAATAGTTCTTTGAAAGTAGATGATGTAGGATTCGTAGCATCGGCTTACAGACAAAGAGACAGTGTTACTCCTGCAGCGATGTTAGCTGAAACGGATGTAAACAGTACAACTAATTTCAGACCTAAATTTATAATCAACGGACAGTCAATCTGTTCTTCGCCAAGAGTTCCTGTTGTTGCTACGGTAACAACTGCTCCGGCTCTTACATTGAGTGGAAACCCGGCCGCGGTTTGTGGAGGCGTTGCTACTACAGCCGTAACAATTACAGCTGGTGCTTCAGATTATGATACATATGTATGGTCGCCTTCTACAGGTGTTTCCGGAAATGCTGGTTCAGGATGGACATTCACTTCTTCGGCAACTACTGTATATACGCTTACTGCAACCAACACTACAAGTGGATGTTCTACTACCGCAACAGTGAATGTTACTGTAAATACAACTCCTCCTGCAATTACTGTGACGCCTGATGCGCCTGCAGTTTGCGCCGGAAGTGTACAGCAATTGACAGTATCAGGTGTGCCTGCCTCACCAACTGTTGTTTCCGGAACGGGAGCTGCTACTTCAGGTACTAACGCTACTAATGCAACATTAGGTCCAAATCCATTCCAGGCATATTATGGTGGTACAAAACAGCAGTGGATTTATACTGCAGCTGAATTGACGGCTTTAGGCTTTATTCCTAATACGCAGATTAGTGCTATAAAATTAGATTTAGCTACAGCCAATACTACTTATGCACTTAACAATCTTGTTGTAAAAATGAAAAACTCTGCTACAGCAAGTTTTGCTACAGCTACTTCATGGGAGGCGGGTATGACAACGGTTAAGGCTGCTGCTAACTATACTCCGGTTGTAGGCTTGAATAATTTTGTGTTAGACGCTCCTTTTACCTGGAATGGTACTGATAACTTAATTATTGAAATGAACTATAGCAATAATAACGGTGGTAATAGTACTACTTATAACACGGCTAAACATAGCCCTACAACTTTTGTAAGTACTATTTTCTATAGAGCAGATAATGTGACTGGTACAGCAATAGATGCATTTGTTGGAACTTCAAGTTTTACTTATAGCTCTAGAAATGATGTAACGTTTGAAATAATTGCTCCTGCAATTACCTGGACATCAACTGGAACAGGTGATTTGTTTACTGACGCAGCAGGTACAATTCCATACGTAGCCGGTAGTGCAGCAGGAAGAATATATGTGAAACCTGTTGGTAACACAACATATACAGCTACTGCTACTATTGGAACCTGTTCTTCAACAGACAGTACTTTGGTAACTGTTACACCAACTGTTACTCCTAACTTTGCTGAAATTGGAACAATTTGTCAGTCATCTACGGCTCCAACACTTGCGACGACTTCTCCAAACGGAATTACCGGAACATGGTCTCCTGCAACGGTTAATATGAGTGCAAACGGAAGTTATGTTTTCACACCAACTACCGGGCAATGTGCCACAACCCAAACGTTGAATGTTGTTATTACTCCAGAAACCGTTCCTAACTTTGCACCAATTGCAGATATTTGCCAGGGCTCAACAGCTCCAGCATTGGCAACAACTTCTCCAAATGGAGTTACAGGAACATGGAGTCCTGCAACAATTAGCAATACAGCTAGTGGAGCTTATGTGTTTACGCCAACTGCAGGACAATGTGCTACAACTCAAACGTTAAATGTAACTGTAACGGTTACTCCGGCTCCAACAGCTACTTCTCCACAAGATTTCCCTGCGGGTGCAACATTGGCAAGTTTGACTGTGAATGGTACTGGAATTATCTGGTATGACTCAAGTGCAGCAGGGAACGTATTGCCAGCTACAACTCCAATAGTTTCTGGAACTACTTACTATGCTTCACAAACAGTAGGTGGTTGCGAAAGTGTTCAAAGAGTAGCAATACAGGCTGGTACGGCACTTAAAGTAGACGGTTTCGACAATGCGAACTTTAAGTACTATCCAAACCCTGTAAACAATATTTTAACTGTATCTTACAGCGAAGCCATAACAGGTCTTAAGCTTTACAATATGGTAGGACAGCAGCTGATTACTAAATCAGTAAATGCAAATGAAACACAAATTGATATGTCTAATTTGCCGGCAGGATCTTACTTATTGGAAGTATCTTCAGGTAACAAATCCAAAATGGTTAAACTATTGAAGAATCAATAA
- a CDS encoding peptide chain release factor 3 yields MSFQKEIERRRTFGIISHPDAGKTTLTEKLLLFGGAIQEAGAVKNNKIKKGATSDFMEIERQRGISVSTSVLAFNYKDKKINILDTPGHKDFAEDTYRTLTAVDSVIVVIDVAKGVEEQTEKLVAVCRMRNIPMIVFINKLDREGKDAFDLMDEVEQKLGLTVTPLSFPIGMGYDFQGIYNLWEKNINLFSGDSRKNIEETIAFSDVQNPELEKIIGQKPADKLREELELIEEVYPSFNREAYLEGKLQPVFFGSALNNFGVRELLDCFIEIAPSPRPKESETRLVDPYESKMSGFVFKIHANMDPKHRDRLAFVKIVSGTFERNKPYLHVRQNKTLKFSSPNAFFAEKKEIVDISYPGDIVGLHDTGNFKIGDTLTEGELMSFKGIPSFSPEHFRYINNADPLKSKQLEKGIDQLMDEGVAQLFTLEMNNRKVIGTVGALQYEVIQYRLEHEYGAKCSYENFPVHKACWVKPDDARNEEFKEFKRIKQKFLAHDKYGQLVFLADSDFTIQMTQNKYPTVKLFFTSEFD; encoded by the coding sequence ATGAGTTTTCAAAAAGAAATAGAAAGAAGAAGAACTTTTGGGATTATTTCGCATCCCGATGCCGGAAAAACAACACTGACTGAAAAATTACTTTTGTTTGGAGGAGCGATTCAGGAAGCCGGAGCCGTAAAAAACAATAAAATTAAGAAAGGTGCCACTTCCGACTTTATGGAAATTGAGCGCCAGAGAGGAATTTCGGTTTCAACCTCGGTTTTGGCTTTCAACTATAAGGATAAAAAAATCAATATTCTTGATACGCCGGGACACAAGGATTTTGCGGAAGACACTTATAGAACGCTTACTGCAGTTGACAGCGTTATTGTTGTTATTGACGTGGCAAAAGGGGTTGAGGAACAGACTGAGAAATTAGTTGCTGTTTGCCGAATGAGAAATATCCCGATGATTGTTTTCATCAACAAATTAGACCGCGAAGGAAAAGATGCTTTCGACCTGATGGACGAAGTGGAACAAAAATTAGGATTGACGGTTACTCCATTGAGTTTCCCAATTGGAATGGGTTATGATTTCCAGGGAATCTACAACCTGTGGGAGAAAAACATCAATCTTTTTAGTGGGGACAGCCGTAAAAACATTGAAGAAACCATTGCTTTTTCTGATGTCCAGAATCCTGAACTGGAAAAAATCATCGGCCAAAAACCGGCAGATAAGCTGCGTGAGGAACTGGAATTGATTGAAGAAGTTTACCCAAGCTTTAACAGGGAGGCCTATCTTGAAGGAAAGCTACAGCCTGTATTTTTTGGCTCTGCCCTGAATAACTTCGGAGTTCGTGAGCTTTTGGATTGCTTTATAGAAATCGCACCTTCGCCAAGACCGAAAGAATCAGAAACAAGATTGGTTGACCCTTACGAAAGTAAAATGTCGGGATTTGTATTTAAAATCCACGCCAATATGGACCCAAAACACAGGGACAGGCTGGCTTTTGTCAAAATCGTATCGGGTACTTTTGAAAGAAACAAGCCTTATTTGCATGTCCGCCAGAATAAAACTCTAAAATTCTCAAGTCCGAATGCTTTCTTTGCCGAGAAAAAAGAAATTGTCGATATCTCTTATCCGGGTGACATTGTAGGTCTGCACGATACCGGGAATTTTAAAATTGGAGACACCTTAACGGAAGGCGAATTGATGAGCTTTAAGGGAATTCCTAGTTTTTCGCCGGAACATTTCCGTTATATCAACAATGCCGATCCGTTGAAATCGAAACAGCTTGAAAAAGGAATTGACCAGCTGATGGATGAAGGTGTAGCCCAGCTTTTCACTTTGGAAATGAACAACAGAAAAGTAATCGGGACCGTGGGAGCTTTGCAGTATGAAGTTATCCAATATAGATTGGAGCATGAATACGGGGCTAAATGTTCGTATGAAAACTTTCCGGTGCATAAAGCATGCTGGGTAAAACCTGATGATGCCCGAAATGAAGAGTTTAAGGAGTTCAAACGTATCAAGCAAAAGTTTTTGGCCCATGACAAATACGGGCAATTGGTATTTCTTGCCGATTCTGATTTCACTATCCAGATGACACAAAACAAATACCCAACCGTGAAATTGTTTTTTACTTCAGAATTTGATTAA
- a CDS encoding T9SS sorting signal type C domain-containing protein, translating to MKKTLLFTSLRTLMVLVFGLFFNGVWGQTSVQNFGTGTANHTSQTGSTGVIPNPTSGTTWVRGGATAPNAPISLLNGTNPLGADGSYVKATASSTTSVAKFSPIVGYTGSTEFYTSFKVLFGNSTATAVAGSGSWTFYQGSGSMYSDASDFAGSAVFAGIRFTYDSGGNVNITSRQNSSWVSTGFTVTALTQLEAHKVEIIGNNKSSGVINYTYNGLPASVATQKYDLYVDGVLIGNDIAQGAMSSGSNVNSTTFIGISSTSNAANIFVDDVVVYNAVPASIGTVPTSTTWNGTAWSNGTPTSSLDAIIAGDYSTGAAAPQGVFTAKSLTVNSGIFTVATGTSVTVENAIVNNAASSNFIVENNANLIQTNAVANTGSIKVKRNSNPLYRFDYTLWSSPLIGQNLKGFSSATLSNRFYTYNTATGTNGDYEAVFPTQSEGSYNFESGKGYLIRTPDSHPAYVEGDPGTAINAEFTGVPYNQSVNVALSNANTGFNLVGNPYPSAISIAQLFSSNSDAIDGTIWFWRKRNGASGSGYATSTGMGVTSAQPEAAALNPNGVINAGQGFFVKVKSGATQNTLNFSNALRSATTGGAFFRNANTTEVERHRIWLNLSNGTEVVGQTLLGYMTGATSGIDYGIEGSYFNDSAIAFTSYIENKEFAIQGRSLPFTSDDVVPMSFKTDVAGNYTIAIDHVDGLFAGSQEVFLKDNTTGQLHNLKSGAYSFASETGVFNNRFEIVYRAALGVKVPTISSNNIVAYKQNGSLVINSGNYVMENIELYDMSGRLIYTKNNIDASSAVIANLPIANQVLVVKITTTENGTANKKIVY from the coding sequence ATGAAAAAAACTTTACTATTTACATCCTTACGGACACTGATGGTTTTGGTGTTTGGATTATTTTTTAATGGAGTATGGGGGCAAACTTCAGTTCAAAACTTTGGTACTGGAACAGCAAACCATACATCACAAACAGGATCTACAGGTGTTATACCTAATCCAACTTCCGGAACTACTTGGGTAAGAGGAGGGGCGACAGCACCTAATGCTCCAATTAGTCTGTTGAATGGAACAAATCCTTTAGGGGCTGATGGAAGTTATGTAAAAGCAACAGCTTCTTCTACTACTTCTGTAGCGAAGTTTTCGCCAATAGTTGGATATACAGGAAGTACAGAATTTTATACTTCATTTAAAGTGTTGTTTGGGAATTCTACTGCTACGGCAGTAGCAGGTTCTGGTAGTTGGACTTTTTATCAGGGTTCTGGGTCAATGTATTCCGATGCATCTGATTTCGCAGGATCAGCAGTATTTGCAGGAATCCGTTTTACATATGATTCAGGAGGAAATGTGAATATCACTTCGAGACAAAACTCTAGCTGGGTTAGTACTGGATTTACAGTTACTGCCTTGACACAACTGGAAGCGCATAAGGTTGAGATTATTGGTAACAATAAATCGAGCGGCGTAATTAATTATACATATAATGGTTTGCCTGCTAGTGTAGCTACCCAAAAATATGATTTGTATGTAGACGGTGTTTTGATAGGTAATGATATTGCACAAGGAGCAATGTCTAGTGGATCTAATGTTAACAGTACAACATTTATAGGGATTAGTAGTACATCCAATGCTGCAAATATTTTTGTTGACGATGTGGTTGTCTATAATGCGGTTCCGGCATCTATTGGTACTGTTCCAACTTCAACAACCTGGAATGGAACGGCTTGGTCAAACGGAACACCAACTTCTTCTTTAGACGCTATTATAGCAGGAGATTACTCTACAGGTGCAGCAGCTCCACAAGGGGTATTTACAGCTAAATCGCTTACAGTAAATTCAGGAATATTTACAGTGGCAACAGGAACTTCGGTAACTGTTGAAAATGCAATTGTAAACAATGCGGCTTCAAGCAACTTTATTGTAGAGAATAATGCGAATCTGATTCAGACAAATGCTGTAGCCAATACAGGATCAATCAAGGTAAAAAGAAACAGTAATCCGTTATACCGTTTTGACTACACTTTATGGTCGTCTCCATTAATCGGGCAAAATCTGAAAGGTTTTTCTTCAGCAACGCTTTCCAACAGATTTTATACCTACAATACTGCGACGGGTACAAATGGTGATTACGAAGCTGTTTTTCCAACGCAAAGTGAAGGGTCTTATAATTTTGAATCAGGAAAAGGATACCTGATCAGAACTCCGGACTCACATCCGGCTTATGTTGAAGGCGATCCTGGAACTGCAATCAATGCAGAATTTACAGGTGTTCCATATAACCAAAGTGTAAACGTGGCACTTTCAAATGCAAATACAGGTTTCAATCTTGTTGGAAATCCTTATCCATCTGCAATTTCAATTGCTCAATTGTTTTCTTCTAACTCCGATGCAATTGACGGAACAATCTGGTTCTGGAGAAAAAGAAACGGAGCCTCAGGTAGCGGTTACGCTACTTCAACAGGAATGGGAGTAACAAGTGCCCAGCCGGAAGCAGCAGCTCTTAACCCAAATGGTGTAATCAATGCCGGACAAGGATTCTTCGTAAAAGTGAAATCGGGAGCGACTCAAAATACATTGAATTTTAGCAATGCGCTTCGTTCAGCAACTACCGGAGGTGCATTTTTTAGAAATGCAAATACAACCGAAGTAGAAAGACACAGAATATGGTTGAATCTTTCTAACGGAACAGAGGTTGTAGGTCAGACTTTATTAGGTTATATGACAGGTGCTACTTCAGGTATTGACTATGGTATTGAAGGTAGCTACTTTAATGATAGTGCCATCGCATTCACTTCTTATATCGAAAACAAGGAATTTGCAATTCAGGGAAGAAGTCTTCCTTTTACATCTGATGATGTGGTTCCAATGAGTTTTAAAACAGATGTTGCAGGAAACTATACTATTGCAATTGATCATGTTGATGGACTTTTTGCAGGCAGCCAGGAAGTTTTCTTAAAAGATAATACGACAGGACAACTTCATAATCTTAAATCAGGTGCTTATTCATTTGCGTCTGAAACAGGAGTGTTTAACAATCGTTTTGAGATAGTTTACAGAGCAGCACTTGGTGTTAAGGTACCTACAATTTCTTCTAATAATATTGTAGCATACAAACAAAACGGTTCTTTGGTTATCAATTCCGGAAACTATGTTATGGAAAACATTGAGCTTTACGATATGAGTGGCCGTCTTATTTATACCAAAAATAATATCGATGCTTCATCAGCAGTAATAGCAAATCTTCCTATCGCAAACCAGGTTTTGGTAGTGAAAATTACTACGACTGAAAATGGAACTGCCAACAAAAAAATTGTTTACTAA